The genomic DNA TTTGCAGTTACCGGTGGGTTTACCAATCATGAGCCCTACTCAGGATACAATAACGGCACTCAAACCATCAACAACAGTGTCACTTTATCCAATGGCATGGTGGTTAATGATCCAGCGGGTAAAATATGGCCCCCCAATAATTTGGATCAAGCCTGTGTTTCAGTCAATGATTATAGCTCCACTCAAGAAGTGGTCAATGCGGTTAAAGCAAATTTTGCTTTGAGACCGGCCAATGATAGTTTTACACAAAAAGTAGGTGCAGGTGAGGCCATGGTAAATTCCGTCAAAACTTTATTTACCACGCCATCTTTAATCAACCCAATTGTTAATGGGGGGAAATGTTTTGCCAATGATCATACGATTATTGTGGTCAGTATGTCAGATGAAACCGACTATACGCTATGTCCTAAAGACTTCAGCTTAGCACAAAATAACAATGACCCTGCTGCAATCAGCAATCCTAACACAAGATATACCTGGGAATATTGGAGTTTAGATGAAGTGACCAGCAGCTTCAATTTTGATGCGGACTGTGGTTCGGATACCTCTCGTGAATATGCTGGCGATACTGTGGGAGCCATGTTGTTTTCAACGTATAATAGTACGAATGATATCTGGGAAATGAACGATACCATTGACTCCGTAGAGGCAGATTTAAGAAATTATGCTGGAACATTGCCTTTTTTCTGGGCAACGGTGGGATATGATCAGTCGGGTTACGCCCAATCAACTTATGAATCACCTGCTTATGCAGAGTTAGCTTTATCGGAGCGGTTTTCTGACAGCGGCGCCTATCATATACCTATGGAGTATGCGACAGACTTTAATGAGACTGCATTCTCTTCTGCATTCAACAACTTAGCAGAGCAGTTGAAAGCAGATGCTTCTTATCTTAATATTTTTGATACACAGGCTAGGTGTCCAGGGACAACGGAAGTAAGAATAGATGGGCAAGTTTTGGACCCTTCTCAATATATAGAGTTATCATTGACTAGAGTATCCATTAAATCACCTTACAATCAGGGTACGGAAGTTAAAATTGAATATCAACTGGATACAGGTTCAGGAGACTGTTAGGACATTCTGAGACAAGGTTTTAGCAAAACTTAGAGGCTTTTTGTCTTAGTCTTGCGTGTCCATGTATCTTGTTTGTTGCTGGACTAAGTTGTTTTTAATCGAGGGCTTAATTACATATATACTATGGGTTAGCTTTGCAAATAGGCTTAAAAGGCTGTATTTTAGTTAAATGGCTCACTCCAAGCTGTATGTGGCATGTTAATCATTCAGGGTAGAGCTAGACCTTTTTATCAATTTTTTCTTAAAAAGTTTTTCATAAAGCTTTATTAAAACAGCTTAAAAGTTGCGCAAAAAGCTGCGACATTTCAAAATAGTGCTTTATTTTTGCTCAATAACGGTGTAAAATTAAAGTCACTTCTAGTAATTTCATAGGTTTAGGGGTTGGCTTGTTTTTTGCTGAATGTTAGGTAAACAACCAAAGTGCTGTTTTTTTGCCCAAATGCGGCACAAGTAGTTCAAATTATATAAGATGAAGTTGAAATATATTTTATTTTATTGAGGAGAATCATAGATGAGTATTAAGAAACGAATAGGAATGCTGGCCTTGGCAATAATACTGAGTACCAGTTTGTACAATTGTGAGATTTTGAATGAAAATCCATCACCTTTTGGTCTTTTGACTAGGAGTGGAATTGTTGAGGCGGACCTTACGGACACAGAAGACCTGGGTAATGGCCAAACACAAATCACAGATACTTGGACCAATACTCAAATAGATCAAAGTTCAGCAGTGATTGCCTTCGTGTTAGATGGCTCTGGTTCATTTGATGAGGAAAGGGAAACGTTGGTATCAGAAGGTATCCCCAAGGTTGTTGAGTACTTTGATAGTCAAGATACAGATGTTTGTTTTATGGTTTTAGGGGGATACGTTGATGATCAAAATAACCCTAACTTTGTTATTCCGGCAAACCAATCTCGGGTTCAATTGGCCAATGGTTTGATTTTAGATAACCCTGCTGGGGTTCCTGTTTCATCGGATAACAGTATGGATAATAAATGTGTATGTACCAATGAGTATACGTCAGTTACAGCACTTAAAAACCAAGTCAAAGCCAATGCTGAGCAATTGGGGACTCAGGTTACCGGTAATGGTGAAGCCTTAATTGAATCAGCCGCAGCACTTTTAGCGAAACCTGAAATTTTAAGCCCGTTAATGAATGCTGGAGAATGTATGCAGCCGGAGCAGCAAATTTACTTTGTTTTAGCTGGAGATGAAACATCGCCGGTGATGGGACCTAAAGACATTCCACAAGATATTAACAATGATGGTCATAATGAATTGTTTACCAGTGATGATCCGCTATACTCTGGCTTTAATGTCCATACCGAAGCCTCAGGGGACACACGTGCAGCAATGACCTATGCAGATTGGAACTCTGTTAATAACAAATGGAATGTTACCAGAACCTTTGACCAGCATGAAAACTTCTTTAGAAACTTCTTTGGTGCATTACCAGGTGGTTTTATATCTGTAGGCTTTAAGGATGAAGTGGCAAGGCAAGGTGAAAGTGGCCATACCACAGTGGCATTTGCAGAAATGGAAATGGTTCAGCGATTTCATTCAAATCTTGAAGAGTTTCAAGTACCGATTGAACATTTGTTAAATAATAATATTCCAGAATTTGTTAATGAATTTGATGCATTGGCACAAAGCCTAAGCACAGTTGCCCAGTATCAGCAAACCTTTGATACGCAAGCCAGATGCACGGGCAGTTTGCAAGTGAGTGGTGATGGGCAAGTCATTGATCCAGGCAATATTGTTGAGGTTAGCAATACTCGTTTTACCATCATGTCTCCCTTTAACCAGGTGACTAATGTACAAGCTGTTTATATTTTAGACGAGGGTAACTGCGTATAAGTCAAGTTCTAAAATATAGATTATTGAATCTCCCATAAAAGCCAGACCAAAGTCTGGCTTTTTTAATATTTAGATCATAGTAGGCTCATTTTTATATAGGGTATTTCCTTTGTTTGCTGAGTTTGTAACTTGAGTTATTGATTGAGACATTGTAGAACTATCAACCATGTACAGAAACAATGCCTTTGTTCAATTTTTAAACCGATATTTTTCTTGGTTGAGTATCCCTTATTTACCCATTATTTTGGCGGCACTCCCAGTTTTAGGCTTGATTTTGGAGTCTATGGGGTATCCCCAACACTACTATATGTTTGATCCAAGCTTGATTAAAATGGGTGAGTACTGGCGTTTATTGGCTTTACCCTCAAGCATGCAAAGTTTACTTTGGTTAATCTTTTATGTTCTGTATGTTTATTATATTGTTGATGCTTTAGAAAGTGCTTGGGGTGAAAACACCTTAAGTTTATTTGTGGTGATGAGTTACCTTGCTGGGGTTTTCGCTGGCTTTATATTTAATCAATACATTCCTATTTGGTACTATGTTACTCTCAATGTGTCTTTGGCTTTTGGAACACTGTTTCCCGACATTGAGTTTTATTTGTATTTTATTTTGCGTGTTAAAGCAAAGTGGTTGGCTATTTTGGCTGGAGTATTTTTACTGTGGCAAATGATCACCGGCTCTACAACGACCAAACTCATCTTATTGATAGTTATTTTACCCTATATTTTATTTTTGGGTAGTGACTTGATCAAACATCAGTGGCAGGCCTTTTTACAAAGACAGCGGCAGAAAAAATTTTTTGATGATCAAGCTTAATGAATAACAGATAGCTACGCATTTTTTGCGGTTTCAGAAAAAAATGTAAAAAGCTAACTATCCAAATGCTTGAAATTACTTAAAAATCTGGGTATTTTTTTAGGCACAAAACATGCTTAATATACAGTGTATGTTGAGTAAATTATTTAGATTCATTGGGTTTGTACTAGTATTACAGACACAGGGACTGTTTGCAGCACATATTTCCTATTTTAATGTTTCTCCAGAGTTGGCAATAGCCAAGGTTTCTTTTCCAGATCAACAATATTGGGCGCAAAAACTGCCAGTTCGGGGTTGGTTGGAAGATTTTGTCATTATTGAGTGGAATCAAGACTCACAACGCGTGTGTAAATCTTTAAACCTTAACGTTAAAAGCTTTTCAGGTATGGGAAGGTTTTGGTTAATCAGTCATTTACATGAGCATGATACAGATTATCTACGCAATCATTTTGAAATAATAGCACAAGCCAGTGATAGTTTATTGTTAAAAGCGAGCAAAGAGCAGGCCTTTACTTTAGTGGATAAGGGGTATCACATTGAAGAGTTAAATCAAGACCTTGAAATGCCCATTGTCAGTGATGCATTGTTCAATACCCAGGTCATGACCAACGATCTCCAAATTGAATCGATGGTAGCACAAGTGGATGTGAATGCTATTGACCAGACAGTAGAAGACCTGGTCAACTTTGGTACCAGAAAGGCCAATACTCAAGGCGGACTTGATGCTCAAGAATGGGTAAGGGGACAGTTTTCGGCTCTAGGGATCAGCGATGTTTCTTTACATCCTGTGAATAATCAACCGACACATCATGATAATGTGATTGCTGTGTATCCAGGAGTCAGTGAGCCAGATCAGATCATTGTGCTTGGTGGTCACTATGACTCAATATTGAATGGTTTTGGCGGGAATACCTTTGCTCCAGGGGCTGATGATAATGCTTCAGGCACAGCGGGTGTTTTAGAAGCAGCAAGAATTTTGTCACAGTATGACTTTGAAAAAACCATTGTTTTTGCAGCATTTGCATCAGAAGAATATGGCTTGTTGGGCAGCAAATCTTATGCCGGACATCTCAGTGATGAAAATGAAAATGTGATTGCCATGATCAACTTGGATATGATTGGTCACCTGCAAGCAGGAGATGCCTTTGACTTAGATATTGTCAAAAATGCCGGTAGCCAGACTTTATATAACTTAGCTAAAACCACCATAGAATCCTATGTTCCAAACTTGCCAGTGGTAGAGGGTTCTTTGCCTCCCGGGGCAAGTAGTGATCATAAATCTTTTTGGAATGAAGGTTACCCCGCGGTTTTCTTTTTTGAAGACAGCAATGCTCATTCTAACTTTATTCACTCAACCGGAGATACCATTGGTCAATCTTATAATAACTCTAACTTGGCCAAGGCCATCACACAAGCGACTGTAGCGACCGTAGCAACCATTGCTGTGCCTTATCAAAATAACACACCTACTCCAACGCCCACACCCAATCCAACAACAACACCCTCACCAGAAGATAACCCTACTTATAATGATACCCCAGGTATACAATCAAATTTAGCTATGGCTAACTGCCAACAACAAAGCACGAGTCAAGGCTTGACTTTGTTACTGATGCTGTGCGCATTGACCGTATTTAACGTTTTTCAAACAAAAAGATCTTAATGATGGATTTTTTTGTTCTGTAAAAATGTTTAGGTAAACAGAGTGTTTTTTATTCTACGTTTCAATACTTAATGCTCTTGAGATACATGTTTTTATCATGTGGTTTAAACCTATTCTTTTAGTATCACTTTTTTAGGGACAATATTTTTTTTTAATGCCTTAGAACTTCACAATAAACTTGGGATGATTTATTGTGGTAAACATGCCAAAAAATAATGAAGTTAAAATAAAAGACTTGTACCAAGCGTGTGATGAAAAAAAACTGGGATTTAAAACTACAGAAGATTTAAAAGATTTAAAAGAGTTTTTAGGACAAAAACGTGCCATTGAAGCGCTCGGTTTTGGTGTGGGGATTCAACGTAAAGGCTTTAACCTTTTTGTTCTGGGCAATGCTGGAACGGGTAGACATTCAGTTGTGAACCGTTACCTGGATAAAGTTTGCAAAGAGCAAGAAACACCCATGGATTGTTGTTATGTTCATAACTTTGATGAGCCAGACCAACCTAAGGCTTTACTGCTTCCACCAGGCTTGGGTAAAAAATTACAAGCGGACATGAATCAAGTGATCAGAGATCTTAAGGTAGGAATCCCAGCTGCTTTTGATGATGAGGCTTACAGACGTAGAAAAATAGATATAGAAGAAATTTTCCGTAAAAAGCGAAGAGATAAATTTAAAGTTTTAGAAGACGATAGTGAAAAGCAAGGCATAGCTTTAATGGAAACACAAACTGGTTTTGTGTTTGCACCTAAAAAAGATAATAAAGTGCTTTCTGCTGAAGAGTTTGAGTCTTTACCCAAAACCCAAAGAAATAAATATGAAAAAGCCATTGAAAAATTACAAAAAAGACTAAAAGAGCTTTTACAAGATTTGCCTAAAGCCAGAAAAGAAATAAGACAAGAGTTAAAAAAATTAAATCAAGATACAGCAGAGTTGGCTGTAGGGTATTTGTTTGAGGATTTAGCAAAAAAATACAAAGAATTTGAACAGGTCACACAATATTTAAAAGACGTCAAAGAAAATATTGTAGAAAATATTGATGACTTTTTGCATAAAGATGTTGAAGCGGGTGAAGAACAGGCTGCCGCTGAAGAAGAAAAACTTTCTTTTAGAATCTATGATGTCAATGTGATTGTGGATCACAGCAAGACCAAGGGTGCGCCGGTAGTTTATGAAAGTCATCCAACCTACCCCAATTTGGTTGGACGGATAGAATTAAAGCCGCAAATGGGAAGCTTTATTACTGATTTTCATTACATTAAAGCAGGCGCCTTGCATAAGGCCAATGGCGGTTATTTGGTTTTAGATGCCCACAAAATTTTGATGCAGCCGCTGGGGTGGGAAAGTTTAAAACGAATTTTACGAACCAAAGAAATTCGCATTGAGTCCCTAAATCAGGTCTATCACATGGCAACAACCGTGACTTTACAACCAGAGACCATTCCCTTATCCATTAAAGTTATTCTTATTGGGGATCGGCAAATGTATTACATGCTCAGTCAGTTAGACCCAGAGTTTAATGAACTGTTTAAAGTGGCGGTTGATTTTGAAGATCAAATTCCAGCCAATACGACCAATATAAGACAGTACAGTCGTTTGCTGGCTACCATGGCACGCAAAGAAAAAATGTTGCCACTTACATCGTGTGCAGTGGCACGGGTGATAGAACAAAGTCATCGCTTGATTGATGATCATCGTAAATTATCAGCCAATATTTTACATGTAGCAGATATTTTAAGAGAAGCAGACTATTGGGCCCGTAAAGATAAAAAGAAAATTATAGACAAAGAAGAGATTCAGCAAGCCATTGATACACAAATTCATAGAGTAGCAAGAATACGGGATAGAATGCAGGAAAGCATTATGGAAGGCACCAAGCTGATTGATACCAAAGGAGCCAAGATTGGTCAGATCAATGGCTTGTCGGTGATGAGTATAGGTCATTTTGCTTTTGGTCAACCCACCAAAATTTCTGTAACCAGCACCATGGGTAAAGGACGGGTTGTTGATATTGAACGTGAAGCAGAGTTGGGTGGTTCTATTCATACCAAAGGCGTCATTATTATTTCACAGTTATTGGCATTTCGTTACAGTCCAGATATGCCCTTGTCCTTGTCTGCCAGCATTGCCTTTGAACAATCTTATGGCATGATTGATGGAGATAGTGCATCAACAGCCGAGTTGTGTGCCTTGATTTCTTCATTGTCAGAAGTTCCCATTAAACAAACTTTTGCGGTTACCGGCTCTATCAATCAAAATGGTGATGTCCAAGCCATTGGTGGTGTGAATGAAAAAATAGAAGGCTTCTTTGATATCTGCCATCAACGTGGGCTTAATGGTGAGCATGCTGTTATCATTCCTGAGTCTAATGTTAAAAACTTAATGTTAAGAAAAGATGTGGTGGACGCCATCAAAAACAAACAGTTTACGATATATGCTGTTAAGCATTTAGATGAAGCCATTGAATTGTTGACCGGTGAAAAGGCTGGAAAAATTAAAAAGGATAAAACCTTCCCAGAGGGTACCGTAAACGAAAAAGTAAGACAGAAGCTGATGGCCTATGCCCAAAAACGTTTTAGTTTAGATAAAGCAAGTGTTCTTGAAAACTAACACACTTAAAAAAATGACAGCAATGAATCAAGGTTAAACATTGTTTTTGCTGTTGAACTATCTTAGACGTCGTGGCTTTTGCTGATACATTCCTTTTCGTTGCTTTTTGTAAGATTCCGGTAAGGGCATCAGCTTACTGTTAATGGTTTTATTTTTACCATTGCGTAAGATATTAAACTTGATGCTGCTATTGACAGGGGTTTCAGAAAGAAGTTTGCTTAAATGTCCGGCGTTTTTTAAGGTTTTGCCATTGTATTTTACAATCACATCTCCAGGTTTAAACCCAGCTTTTGCAGCAGGACCATCTTCAAATAATGCCCTTACAATCACACCTGAAGATTTATCCAGTTTTAAAGCTTTTGCAATATCTGCTGTAATGTCTTGATAGTGAAGTCCTAACCAACCACGCTCAACTTTACCCCGTTTTATGAGTTGATCCATAACATATTTAGCCATATTAATTGGGATAGCAAAGCCTATACCTTGGTAACCGCCACTTTTGGAGTAAATGGCAGTGTTGATACCTATGAGCTCACCTTTAAGGTTAAGCAAAGCACCACCAGAGTTTCCAGGATTAATGGCAGCATCAGTTTGAATAAAGTCTTCATAGTCAACAATGCCTACATTGGCTCTACCCTTGGCACTCACAATTCCCATAGTGACGGTTCCACCTAAACCAAAAGGACTCCCTATTGCCAAAACAGTTTCTGCTAAACGTAAATTATCTGAATTGCCCAAAGGCAAAGGTTTAAATGTTGTGGGCAGTTTTATTTTGATCAAGGCAAGGTCAGTGTGTGGGTCG from bacterium includes the following:
- a CDS encoding AAA family ATPase, producing MPKNNEVKIKDLYQACDEKKLGFKTTEDLKDLKEFLGQKRAIEALGFGVGIQRKGFNLFVLGNAGTGRHSVVNRYLDKVCKEQETPMDCCYVHNFDEPDQPKALLLPPGLGKKLQADMNQVIRDLKVGIPAAFDDEAYRRRKIDIEEIFRKKRRDKFKVLEDDSEKQGIALMETQTGFVFAPKKDNKVLSAEEFESLPKTQRNKYEKAIEKLQKRLKELLQDLPKARKEIRQELKKLNQDTAELAVGYLFEDLAKKYKEFEQVTQYLKDVKENIVENIDDFLHKDVEAGEEQAAAEEEKLSFRIYDVNVIVDHSKTKGAPVVYESHPTYPNLVGRIELKPQMGSFITDFHYIKAGALHKANGGYLVLDAHKILMQPLGWESLKRILRTKEIRIESLNQVYHMATTVTLQPETIPLSIKVILIGDRQMYYMLSQLDPEFNELFKVAVDFEDQIPANTTNIRQYSRLLATMARKEKMLPLTSCAVARVIEQSHRLIDDHRKLSANILHVADILREADYWARKDKKKIIDKEEIQQAIDTQIHRVARIRDRMQESIMEGTKLIDTKGAKIGQINGLSVMSIGHFAFGQPTKISVTSTMGKGRVVDIEREAELGGSIHTKGVIIISQLLAFRYSPDMPLSLSASIAFEQSYGMIDGDSASTAELCALISSLSEVPIKQTFAVTGSINQNGDVQAIGGVNEKIEGFFDICHQRGLNGEHAVIIPESNVKNLMLRKDVVDAIKNKQFTIYAVKHLDEAIELLTGEKAGKIKKDKTFPEGTVNEKVRQKLMAYAQKRFSLDKASVLEN
- a CDS encoding M20/M25/M40 family metallo-hydrolase yields the protein MLNIQCMLSKLFRFIGFVLVLQTQGLFAAHISYFNVSPELAIAKVSFPDQQYWAQKLPVRGWLEDFVIIEWNQDSQRVCKSLNLNVKSFSGMGRFWLISHLHEHDTDYLRNHFEIIAQASDSLLLKASKEQAFTLVDKGYHIEELNQDLEMPIVSDALFNTQVMTNDLQIESMVAQVDVNAIDQTVEDLVNFGTRKANTQGGLDAQEWVRGQFSALGISDVSLHPVNNQPTHHDNVIAVYPGVSEPDQIIVLGGHYDSILNGFGGNTFAPGADDNASGTAGVLEAARILSQYDFEKTIVFAAFASEEYGLLGSKSYAGHLSDENENVIAMINLDMIGHLQAGDAFDLDIVKNAGSQTLYNLAKTTIESYVPNLPVVEGSLPPGASSDHKSFWNEGYPAVFFFEDSNAHSNFIHSTGDTIGQSYNNSNLAKAITQATVATVATIAVPYQNNTPTPTPTPNPTTTPSPEDNPTYNDTPGIQSNLAMANCQQQSTSQGLTLLLMLCALTVFNVFQTKRS
- a CDS encoding Do family serine endopeptidase — protein: MKNVLLIISTIIITLFAHQTYLHSKTSDQALGEPVPQQTQINPLLSQYIATKPNLFSEIAENSVNSIVNIASTKIVRYRNRSPFFNDPFFEHFFGRGQNPFGVPQERRQQSLGSGVIVSAEGHILTNNHVVANADEITVRLTDQSEHTASVVGTDPHTDLALIKIKLPTTFKPLPLGNSDNLRLAETVLAIGSPFGLGGTVTMGIVSAKGRANVGIVDYEDFIQTDAAINPGNSGGALLNLKGELIGINTAIYSKSGGYQGIGFAIPINMAKYVMDQLIKRGKVERGWLGLHYQDITADIAKALKLDKSSGVIVRALFEDGPAAKAGFKPGDVIVKYNGKTLKNAGHLSKLLSETPVNSSIKFNILRNGKNKTINSKLMPLPESYKKQRKGMYQQKPRRLR